The Euleptes europaea isolate rEulEur1 chromosome 2, rEulEur1.hap1, whole genome shotgun sequence genome has a segment encoding these proteins:
- the KCNK15 gene encoding potassium channel subfamily K member 15 gives MKRQNVRTASLIVCVFSYLLVGAAVFDALESEAETGQRRLLEQKRLDLQRKYGFSGQDYRELERLVLRAEPHRAGRQWRFAGSFYFAITVITTIGYGHAAPGTDAGKVFCMFYAILGIPLTLVMFQSLGERMNIVVRMLLKKIKKCLGMRQTTVSMKNMVVVGFLSCMGTLGIGAAAFSYFEGWTFFHAFYYCFITLTTIGFGDFVALQKHEALQKKPPYVAFSFMYILVGLTVIGAFLNLVVFRFLIMNSEDERRDEEERASLRRARNYINLKPREDNRSQSDILLPIEDRTSQMNLIPLMQEDPERQRGRSSSSTTRVPSFCTCLCYRPRLNRSPDPSHPEPFSCHTNLVYYNSISYKIMEVSLGGKDHTGLSSSPRSTLSSNSPSCREHSRLRRKSI, from the exons ATGAAGCGGCAGAACGTGCGCACGGCCTCGCTGATCGTGTGCGTCTTCTCGTACCTGCTGGTGGGCGCCGCCGTCTTCGACGCGCTCGAGTCGGAGGCCGAGACGGGCCAGCGGCGCCTGCTGGAGCAGAAGCGCCTCGACCTGCAGCGGAAGTACGGCTTCAGCGGCCAGGACTACCGCGAGCTCGAGCGCCTCGTGCTGCGCGCCGAGCCCCACCGCGCCGGCCGCCAGTGGCGCTTCGCCGGCTCCTTCTACTTCGCCATCACCGTCATCACCACCATCG GTTACGGGCATGCTGCTCCTGGGACCGACGCGGGCAAGGTTTTCTGCATGTTCTATGCAATTCTCGGCATTCCACTCACCCTGGTCATGTTCCAAAGCCTTGGTGAGCGCATGAACATTGTGGTCCGGATGCTGCTGAAGAAAATAAAGAAGTGCCTGGGAATGAGGCAGACGACGGTCTCCATGAaaaacatggtggtggtggggttcctGTCCTGCATGGGAACACTGGGCATTGGAGCCGCGGCCTTCTCCTATTTTGAGGGTTGGACCTTCTTCCACGCCTTCTACTATTGCTTCATAACGCTGACCACCATTGGGTTTGGCGACTTTGTGGCTCTGCAGAAACACGAAGCTTTGCAGAAGAAGCCCCCTTACGTCGCTTTCAGCTTCATGTACATCCTGGTGGGCTTGACGGTGATAGGGGCTTTCCTGAACTTGGTGGTGTTTAGGTTTTTGATTATGAACTCGGAAGATGAGAGGCGGGACGAAGAAGAGAGGGCCTCCTTGAGGAGAGCCAGGAATTACATCAACCTGAAACCCAGGGAAGACAATAGGAGCCAAAGTGATATCTTGCTTCCCATCGAAGACCGGACGAGTCAAATGAACCTCATCCCGCTGATGCAAGAAGACCCCGAGAGGCAGAGGGGCAGGTCCTCGAGCTCCACCACCAGAGTCCCTTCCTTTTGTACGTGTCTGTGTTACAGGCCGCGGTTGAACAGGAGTCCAGATCCTTCCCACCCAGAGCCCTTCAGTTGCCACACCAATCTGGTTTATTACAATTCAATTTCTTACAAAATCATGGAAGTCTCCCTGGGTGGTAAGGACCACACCGGCTTGTCTTCTTCTCCCAGGAGCACGTTGTCATCCAACAGCCCCAGTTGCCGGGAACATTCTCGGTTACGGAGGAAGTCTATCTGA